From one Acidobacteriota bacterium genomic stretch:
- a CDS encoding M20/M25/M40 family metallo-hydrolase, protein MPMNRRDLLGAAAATAAMSSLPRFAFAADDKAKVYAEIEKRHGEAVARLQDWVRNPTIAAEGRGVETGAAQMMSLAKDAGFQTAVRMPTSGVPGVFATLDAGAPRTVGLYFMYDVKQADPAEWKVAPPFEARIVDKPGFGKALVGRGAVNQKGPEAAFLAALHAFRGAGVKLPVNLVLVAEGEEEIGSPHIPEIVRKPEVLAALKNTMGVFMPGAGQDADGSVQVSLGAKGVVELELVSSGAKWGRGPSKDVHSANRARLDSPAFHLVQALATLVNADGDPAIDGLAAAAKPPNAAQAAMIDAAAKRLDEAMAKKMLGASRWAHDDSWRASLERLAFSPTVNIQGLVGGYMGPGGKTMLPNKAVAKLDLRLVPDMTFDGAIAALKAHLAKSGFGDIEVNVSGGYSPTETSADAPLIRAQMSVYKRAGLDPMLWVRNAGSYPGYVFTGEPLKLASGHHGLGHGSGAHAPDEYFVIESTNPKVSGFDGAARSFVDYLYELAAIR, encoded by the coding sequence ATGCCGATGAACAGACGTGACCTCCTCGGCGCGGCCGCCGCGACCGCCGCCATGTCCTCCCTCCCCCGCTTCGCCTTCGCCGCGGACGACAAAGCGAAGGTCTACGCCGAGATCGAGAAGCGGCACGGCGAAGCCGTCGCGCGCCTGCAGGACTGGGTTCGGAACCCGACGATCGCGGCCGAGGGCCGCGGCGTCGAGACCGGCGCCGCCCAGATGATGTCGCTCGCGAAGGACGCGGGCTTCCAGACCGCCGTCAGGATGCCGACGTCCGGCGTCCCGGGCGTCTTCGCGACGCTCGACGCGGGCGCGCCGCGGACCGTCGGCCTCTACTTCATGTACGACGTCAAGCAGGCGGATCCCGCCGAGTGGAAGGTCGCGCCGCCCTTCGAGGCGCGGATCGTCGACAAGCCGGGGTTCGGCAAGGCTCTCGTCGGCCGCGGCGCCGTGAACCAGAAGGGCCCGGAGGCCGCGTTCCTCGCCGCGCTCCACGCGTTCCGGGGCGCGGGCGTGAAGCTCCCCGTGAACCTCGTCCTCGTCGCCGAGGGCGAGGAGGAGATCGGGTCGCCGCACATCCCCGAGATCGTGCGCAAGCCCGAGGTCCTCGCGGCGCTGAAGAACACGATGGGCGTCTTCATGCCCGGCGCGGGCCAGGACGCCGACGGCTCGGTGCAGGTCTCGCTCGGCGCCAAGGGCGTCGTCGAGCTGGAGCTCGTGTCGAGCGGCGCGAAGTGGGGCCGCGGCCCGTCGAAGGACGTCCACTCCGCGAACCGCGCGCGCCTCGACAGCCCCGCGTTCCACCTCGTGCAGGCGCTCGCGACGCTCGTGAACGCCGACGGCGATCCGGCCATCGACGGCCTCGCCGCCGCCGCCAAGCCGCCGAACGCCGCCCAGGCGGCGATGATCGACGCGGCCGCGAAGCGCCTCGACGAGGCGATGGCGAAGAAGATGCTCGGCGCATCGCGCTGGGCGCACGACGATTCGTGGCGCGCCTCCCTCGAGCGCCTGGCCTTCTCGCCGACCGTGAACATCCAGGGCCTCGTCGGCGGCTACATGGGCCCCGGCGGCAAGACGATGCTGCCGAACAAGGCCGTCGCGAAGCTCGACCTCCGCCTGGTCCCCGACATGACGTTCGACGGCGCGATCGCGGCCTTGAAGGCCCACCTCGCGAAGAGCGGCTTCGGCGACATCGAGGTGAACGTCTCGGGCGGCTACAGTCCCACGGAGACGTCCGCCGACGCGCCGCTCATCCGCGCGCAGATGTCCGTCTACAAGCGCGCCGGCCTCGACCCGATGCTCTGGGTGAGGAACGCGGGCTCGTACCCCGGCTACGTCTTCACGGGCGAGCCGCTCAAGCTCGCCTCCGGCCACCACGGCCTCGGGCACGGCAGCGGCGCGCACGCGCCGGACGAGTACTTCGTGATCGAGTCGACGAACCCGAAGGTCTCGGGCTTCGACGGCGCGGCGCGGTCGTTCGTCGACTACCTCTACGAGCTGGCTGCGATTCGCTGA
- a CDS encoding magnesium chelatase, translating to MTDRPTTLGELVAAGYAPKTVKDEIRDNLIAKLKAGENVFPGILGYEKTVVPALQNAILARHDIILLGLRGQAKTRILRALVNLLDEAIPVIAGSELNESPFAPFTAYGRRMAASAGDDLPVAWLGRDARYREKLATPDVTIADLIGDVDPVKAATLRKTFADEDVIHYGIVPRTNRGIFAINELPDLQPRIQVGLLNILEERDLQIRGFPLRIPLDVLMVFSANPEDYTNRGNIITPLKDRIASQILTHYPQDPKVASAITDQEAWTDRTLHGVTVLLGEEVKLLVEEIAFVARKSELVDQSSGVSARLPIAARELLISNLERRALTTGETVVAPRLVDLFATLPAITGKVEMVFEGEQQGAEIVAKKLIGDAVKNLFEAQFPPVEGPRGRAERPRRPRGDFDEDEGGGPTTLERAEGRRAAAAAPPPGPYDAIAAWFGDGKKIVLSDQTPFSEHLKTLESVTGLSDFVLKHAKPRDHYERAFLMELVLEGLVQNLRIAREDLDSTLTYAELAKFNLMRSRG from the coding sequence ATGACCGATCGCCCGACCACCCTCGGAGAGCTCGTCGCGGCCGGATACGCCCCGAAGACCGTCAAGGACGAGATCCGCGACAACCTCATCGCGAAGCTGAAGGCGGGCGAGAACGTCTTCCCCGGCATCCTCGGCTACGAGAAGACGGTCGTCCCCGCGCTCCAGAACGCGATCCTCGCGCGCCACGACATCATCCTCCTCGGCCTGCGCGGCCAGGCCAAGACGCGCATCCTGCGCGCCCTCGTCAACCTCCTCGACGAGGCGATCCCCGTCATCGCGGGCTCCGAGCTGAACGAGTCCCCGTTCGCGCCGTTCACGGCTTACGGGCGGCGCATGGCCGCCTCCGCCGGGGACGACCTCCCCGTCGCGTGGCTCGGGCGCGACGCGCGCTACCGCGAGAAGCTCGCGACGCCCGACGTCACGATCGCCGACCTCATCGGCGACGTCGACCCCGTGAAGGCCGCGACGCTCCGCAAGACGTTCGCGGACGAGGACGTCATCCACTACGGGATCGTCCCGCGCACGAACCGCGGCATCTTCGCGATCAACGAGCTGCCCGACCTGCAGCCCCGCATCCAGGTCGGCCTCCTGAACATCCTCGAGGAGCGCGACCTGCAGATCCGCGGCTTCCCGCTGCGCATCCCGCTCGACGTCCTGATGGTGTTCAGCGCGAACCCCGAGGACTACACGAATCGCGGCAACATCATCACGCCGCTCAAGGACCGCATCGCGTCGCAGATCCTCACGCACTACCCGCAGGACCCGAAGGTCGCCTCCGCGATCACGGACCAGGAGGCGTGGACGGACCGCACGCTGCACGGCGTGACGGTGCTGCTCGGCGAAGAGGTCAAGCTCCTCGTCGAGGAGATCGCCTTCGTCGCGAGGAAGAGCGAGCTCGTGGACCAGTCCTCGGGCGTCTCCGCGCGCCTCCCGATCGCGGCGCGCGAGCTCCTGATCTCGAACCTCGAGCGCCGCGCGCTCACGACCGGCGAGACCGTCGTCGCGCCGCGCCTCGTGGACCTCTTCGCGACGCTGCCCGCCATCACGGGCAAGGTCGAGATGGTCTTCGAGGGCGAGCAGCAGGGCGCCGAGATCGTCGCCAAGAAGCTCATTGGCGACGCCGTGAAGAACCTCTTCGAAGCGCAGTTCCCGCCCGTCGAGGGGCCGCGCGGACGCGCCGAGCGCCCGCGCCGCCCGCGCGGCGACTTCGACGAGGACGAGGGCGGCGGCCCGACGACGCTCGAGAGGGCCGAGGGGCGGCGCGCGGCCGCGGCCGCTCCCCCGCCGGGACCGTACGACGCGATCGCGGCGTGGTTCGGGGACGGAAAGAAGATCGTCCTCTCGGACCAGACGCCGTTCTCCGAGCACCTCAAGACGCTCGAGTCCGTCACCGGCCTCTCGGACTTCGTCCTCAAGCACGCCAAGCCGCGCGACCACTACGAGCGCGCGTTCCTCATGGAGCTCGTCCTCGAGGGGCTCGTCCAGAACCTCCGGATCGCGCGCGAGGACCTCGACTCGACGCTGACGTACGCGGAGCTCGCGAAGTTCAACCTGATGAGGAGCAGAGGCTGA
- a CDS encoding TlpA family protein disulfide reductase, translating to MVSPAEFAPGTPAPSATFARPGGEPVTTEGLLAEANGLPLLLAFFKTSCPTCRLAWPYVQRLHEAYGGTAAKVVGVSQNGAAESGVFFEEFGKATFDLVLDPEPRFAASNAFHVEAVPHIVLVSSAGSLEEIFSGWSKEKMEALGSRLSGARNLARVPVVPPGDLVRDFQSG from the coding sequence ATGGTCTCGCCCGCAGAGTTCGCTCCCGGAACCCCCGCTCCGTCCGCCACCTTCGCGCGCCCCGGCGGCGAACCGGTGACGACGGAGGGCCTCCTCGCGGAGGCAAACGGCCTTCCGCTCCTCCTCGCGTTCTTCAAGACCTCCTGCCCGACGTGCCGGCTGGCCTGGCCGTACGTGCAGCGCCTGCACGAGGCCTACGGAGGGACGGCTGCGAAGGTCGTAGGCGTCTCGCAGAACGGAGCCGCCGAAAGCGGAGTTTTCTTCGAGGAGTTCGGAAAGGCCACGTTCGATCTGGTCCTGGATCCGGAGCCCCGTTTTGCCGCGTCCAACGCCTTTCACGTCGAAGCGGTTCCCCACATCGTGCTCGTGTCTTCTGCAGGATCACTCGAAGAAATCTTCTCTGGCTGGTCGAAAGAAAAGATGGAAGCCCTCGGATCGCGCCTCTCTGGCGCGCGGAACCTCGCGAGAGTTCCCGTCGTGCCGCCGGGCGACCTCGTGCGCGACTTCCAGTCGGGTTGA
- a CDS encoding sigma-54-dependent Fis family transcriptional regulator, whose product MTEKEPKATLLVVDDEKHQRESLTVILEDEGYRVAAAADGREALAKAAEIRPEVVLTDLKMPGLTGMDVVRSLSSSAENPLPPKVILVTAHGSVERAREAHKLGAFDYMSKPVVADELLFRVERALEAFRLAEKTLRLERRLKGDGLESIVGDSASMRDVFRLVEKIAPTNSTVMIRGESGTGKELVARAVHARSNRSQKPFFALNCAAIPENLLESELFGHEKGSFTGADARKIGLFEAASGSTLFLDEIGDLTLPLQGKILRALQEKEVKRVGGNETIPVDVRVVAATNRDLSAMMKSGQFREDLFYRLNVIPVELPPLRDRASDVRALVSRFLDKANASHGTAVGSVSPEAMDLLVRHGWPGNVRQLESVVERAVLLCEGNIVVPSDLPSEVRLNTAPAARPYGFDIPAEGIDIEEFERQLIVQAMEKSGWVIAKAARLLGLTYRTLQYRLEKFGLKKPG is encoded by the coding sequence GTGACCGAGAAAGAACCGAAGGCGACGCTTCTCGTCGTCGACGACGAGAAGCACCAGCGCGAGTCGCTGACCGTCATCCTCGAGGACGAGGGCTACCGCGTGGCCGCCGCGGCGGACGGCCGCGAGGCGCTCGCGAAAGCCGCCGAGATCCGGCCCGAGGTCGTCCTCACGGACCTCAAGATGCCCGGCCTCACGGGCATGGACGTCGTCCGGAGCCTGAGCTCCTCCGCGGAGAACCCGCTTCCGCCGAAGGTCATCCTCGTGACGGCGCACGGCTCGGTCGAGCGCGCGCGCGAGGCCCACAAGCTCGGCGCGTTCGACTACATGTCGAAGCCCGTCGTGGCCGACGAGCTCCTCTTCCGCGTCGAGCGCGCTCTCGAGGCGTTCCGGCTCGCCGAGAAGACGCTCCGGCTCGAGCGTCGCCTCAAGGGCGACGGCCTCGAGTCGATCGTCGGGGACAGCGCCTCGATGCGCGACGTCTTCCGTCTCGTCGAGAAAATCGCGCCGACGAACTCGACCGTGATGATCCGGGGCGAGTCCGGCACCGGGAAGGAGCTCGTCGCGCGCGCGGTCCACGCGCGCTCGAACCGCTCTCAAAAGCCGTTCTTCGCCCTGAACTGCGCCGCGATCCCGGAGAACCTCCTCGAGAGCGAGCTCTTCGGGCACGAGAAGGGCTCCTTCACCGGCGCCGACGCGCGCAAGATCGGCCTCTTCGAGGCGGCGAGCGGCTCGACGCTGTTCCTCGACGAGATCGGCGACCTCACGCTGCCCCTGCAGGGCAAGATCCTGCGCGCCCTCCAGGAGAAGGAGGTCAAGCGCGTGGGCGGAAACGAGACGATCCCCGTCGACGTGCGCGTCGTCGCGGCCACGAACCGGGACCTCTCGGCGATGATGAAGTCCGGCCAGTTCCGCGAGGACCTCTTCTACCGCCTGAACGTGATCCCGGTCGAGCTGCCCCCGCTGCGCGACCGCGCCTCGGACGTGCGCGCCCTCGTGAGCCGCTTCCTCGACAAGGCGAACGCCTCGCACGGCACGGCCGTCGGGTCCGTGTCGCCCGAGGCGATGGATCTCCTCGTGCGGCACGGCTGGCCGGGCAACGTGCGCCAGCTCGAGAGCGTCGTCGAGCGCGCGGTCCTCCTGTGCGAGGGAAACATCGTCGTGCCGTCCGACCTGCCGTCCGAGGTCCGCCTCAACACGGCGCCCGCCGCGCGGCCGTACGGATTCGACATCCCGGCCGAGGGGATCGACATCGAGGAGTTCGAGCGCCAGCTCATCGTCCAGGCGATGGAAAAGTCGGGATGGGTGATCGCGAAGGCGGCGCGCCTCCTCGGTCTCACGTACCGGACGCTGCAATACCGGCTCGAGAAGTTCGGCCTCAAGAAGCCCGGCTGA
- a CDS encoding HAMP domain-containing histidine kinase: MATNEGFAGMRLSTRLGLTWAGILVLAAIAQTLVYFQTRNETLDEADASYQAIAKAIEVGQTQIGPEGWKDPKVLEDYTAALGARGLRDIKVTDEAGKPLFEPTPSARRRAKKPDGPKDIVISGVIGSGPTNRSLTVPIVVEGRLRGHVEIAYNLENLRAQLEDNFRRRLFALLGVFALGLAVMLVITRNATRPLDQLSDGAARVAEGHLDVTVPVDRDDEVGRLASTFNRMTEKLRERQELELRLAAAEKRAEIGHLASGLAHEIKNPLNALSLGLDVLRRRHSPADPSAVAEYGSRIEALREEINRLAVLINNFLAYGRPLELTFAPTDLAAVVARTLADLAETAERAHVTFAVRLPSARPSVSADANLLKSSVWNLVQNGIQSMERHGGTLAVAVDPEEGGADGPLRRLVLSVTDEGAGLSEADLPRLFDPYFSKKEGGVGLGLAMVKRIVEEHGGRVTAGNRSDGRPGAVFRISLPVAG; encoded by the coding sequence ATGGCGACGAACGAAGGCTTCGCCGGCATGCGGCTCTCCACGAGGCTCGGCCTCACGTGGGCCGGCATCCTCGTCCTCGCGGCGATCGCGCAGACCCTCGTCTACTTCCAGACGCGCAACGAGACGCTCGACGAGGCCGACGCGTCGTACCAAGCGATTGCGAAGGCGATCGAGGTCGGCCAGACGCAGATCGGGCCGGAGGGCTGGAAGGACCCGAAGGTCCTCGAGGACTACACGGCCGCTCTCGGCGCCCGCGGCCTGCGCGACATCAAGGTCACGGACGAAGCGGGCAAGCCGCTCTTCGAGCCGACGCCGTCCGCGAGGCGGCGCGCGAAGAAGCCCGACGGGCCGAAGGACATCGTCATCTCGGGGGTGATCGGCTCGGGCCCGACGAACCGGAGCCTCACGGTCCCGATCGTCGTCGAGGGGCGCCTGCGCGGCCACGTCGAGATCGCGTACAACCTCGAGAACCTCCGGGCGCAGCTCGAGGACAACTTCCGGCGCCGGCTTTTCGCGCTCCTCGGCGTCTTCGCGCTCGGCCTCGCCGTGATGCTCGTCATCACGCGCAACGCGACGCGGCCGCTCGACCAGCTATCCGACGGCGCCGCGCGCGTCGCCGAGGGGCATCTCGACGTCACCGTGCCCGTGGACCGCGACGACGAGGTCGGGCGCCTCGCCTCGACGTTCAACCGGATGACGGAGAAGCTGCGCGAACGGCAGGAGCTCGAGCTGCGCCTCGCCGCCGCCGAGAAGCGCGCGGAGATCGGCCACCTCGCCTCGGGCCTCGCGCACGAGATCAAGAACCCCCTGAACGCGCTCTCGCTCGGGCTCGACGTCCTCCGGCGCCGGCACTCGCCCGCCGACCCTTCCGCCGTCGCCGAGTACGGCAGCCGGATCGAAGCCCTCCGCGAGGAGATCAACCGCCTTGCCGTTCTGATCAACAACTTCCTCGCGTACGGGCGGCCCCTCGAGCTCACGTTCGCGCCGACCGACCTCGCGGCCGTCGTCGCCCGGACTCTGGCCGACCTCGCCGAGACCGCGGAGCGCGCGCACGTGACGTTCGCCGTGCGGCTGCCCTCCGCGCGGCCGAGCGTCTCGGCGGACGCGAACCTCCTGAAGTCGTCGGTCTGGAACCTCGTCCAGAACGGGATCCAGTCCATGGAGCGCCACGGCGGCACTTTGGCCGTCGCCGTCGACCCGGAAGAGGGCGGGGCCGACGGCCCGCTGCGCCGTCTCGTCCTGTCCGTCACGGACGAGGGGGCCGGGCTCTCCGAGGCGGACCTGCCGCGCCTCTTCGACCCCTACTTCTCGAAGAAGGAGGGCGGCGTGGGCCTCGGCCTCGCGATGGTCAAGCGCATCGTCGAGGAGCACGGCGGCCGCGTGACGGCCGGGAACCGTTCGGACGGGCGGCCGGGCGCCGTCTTCCGGATTTCGCTCCCCGTGGCCGGCTGA
- a CDS encoding LysE family transporter, with product MRRYRAVADFPLSLVIGFLAGFLGAIPPGPLNVTVLRKSLLGRRREAYRVASGGSAVDILVCLLIGFGLGWILEKVATNFWVRTALALFLVAYGLKLLLVDRRRDKLALAAGSVEPNGTGETSAPAPGPVGLRFVLTGLLQGAANPALFVNWTILISFLVSHRLFVPSATSALGFALGVGAGVFAWFALLIELVDRWKDKAGAWVSRSTVLAGILLVAFGVFFTWRSFAVT from the coding sequence GTGAGACGATACCGCGCCGTGGCGGACTTCCCGCTGTCCCTCGTGATCGGTTTTCTCGCGGGGTTTCTCGGCGCGATCCCTCCGGGTCCGCTGAACGTCACGGTCCTGCGCAAGAGCCTGCTCGGACGGCGCCGCGAGGCCTATCGCGTCGCGTCCGGCGGTTCGGCCGTGGACATCCTCGTCTGTCTCCTGATCGGCTTCGGCCTCGGGTGGATCCTCGAGAAAGTCGCCACGAACTTCTGGGTCCGGACGGCCCTCGCGCTCTTCCTCGTGGCGTACGGCCTGAAGCTGCTCCTCGTCGACCGGCGCCGCGACAAGCTCGCGCTCGCCGCGGGCTCCGTCGAGCCGAACGGCACCGGCGAGACTTCGGCTCCGGCGCCCGGACCCGTGGGCCTCCGGTTCGTTCTCACGGGCCTCCTTCAGGGCGCGGCGAACCCCGCGCTCTTCGTGAACTGGACGATCCTCATCTCCTTTCTCGTGAGCCACCGGCTCTTCGTCCCCTCGGCGACCTCCGCGCTCGGCTTCGCGCTCGGCGTCGGCGCGGGCGTCTTCGCGTGGTTCGCGCTCCTGATCGAGCTCGTGGACCGCTGGAAGGACAAGGCCGGCGCGTGGGTCTCGCGCTCCACCGTCCTCGCCGGAATTCTCCTCGTGGCGTTCGGCGTCTTCTTCACGTGGCGCTCGTTTGCGGTGACGTGA
- a CDS encoding alpha/beta fold hydrolase translates to MTAGAPLTPRFHVTPRFALESGEVLRDVRQAYVLEGTINEAKDNVVLVFHSLTGSPETHGGWKGSVIGPGKAVDTDRWAVLCPNLLGSCYGTEFKRLLRRVGKADAPPTITTRDQAHLVFLLIESLGISSLALVTGGSLGGMVTLEFAASFPSIFRAAVVFAAPAAHTAWAIGWNHVQRRALDAGGPEAGLAVARMAGMLTYRTPEEFEGRFGRQGGADERFAVQSYLSRHGAKLVARFDAKSYRTLLDAMDAHDVGRGRGGVAAALAAAGARLTGVGIPGDGLYPEAVVKGWVKEAGATYAELASSHGHDGFLLETEAAGALLAAALAEAPARVSSRAEAAGAGRGSSSWAAAR, encoded by the coding sequence GTGACCGCCGGCGCCCCCCTCACGCCCCGCTTCCACGTCACGCCGCGCTTCGCGCTCGAGTCCGGCGAGGTCCTGCGCGACGTGCGGCAGGCGTACGTCCTCGAAGGAACGATCAACGAAGCGAAGGACAACGTCGTCCTCGTCTTCCATTCGCTCACGGGGTCCCCCGAGACGCACGGCGGATGGAAGGGAAGCGTCATCGGGCCGGGGAAGGCCGTGGACACGGACAGATGGGCCGTCCTGTGCCCCAACCTGCTTGGCTCGTGCTACGGCACCGAATTCAAAAGACTTCTTAGAAGGGTTGGGAAGGCCGACGCGCCACCCACGATCACCACGCGCGACCAGGCGCATCTCGTCTTCTTACTCATAGAATCTCTCGGAATTTCCTCTCTGGCTCTCGTCACCGGCGGCTCGCTCGGCGGAATGGTCACATTGGAGTTCGCGGCGTCCTTCCCCTCTATCTTCCGCGCCGCCGTCGTCTTCGCGGCGCCCGCCGCGCACACGGCGTGGGCGATCGGCTGGAACCACGTCCAGCGCCGCGCCCTCGACGCGGGCGGGCCGGAGGCAGGGCTCGCGGTCGCCCGGATGGCCGGCATGCTCACGTACCGCACGCCGGAGGAATTCGAGGGCCGCTTCGGCCGGCAGGGCGGCGCGGACGAGCGGTTCGCGGTGCAGTCGTACCTGTCGCGCCACGGCGCGAAGCTCGTCGCGCGCTTCGACGCGAAGAGCTACCGGACGCTCCTCGACGCCATGGACGCACACGACGTCGGCCGCGGGCGCGGCGGCGTGGCGGCCGCGCTCGCCGCGGCGGGCGCGCGCCTGACGGGCGTCGGGATTCCGGGCGACGGCCTCTACCCCGAAGCCGTCGTGAAGGGCTGGGTAAAGGAGGCCGGCGCGACGTACGCAGAGCTCGCCTCGTCGCACGGGCACGACGGCTTCCTTCTCGAGACGGAGGCCGCCGGCGCGCTCCTCGCGGCCGCGCTCGCGGAGGCGCCCGCGCGCGTCAGTTCTCGGGCGGAGGCGGCGGGAGCGGGACGGGGGTCTTCTTCTTGGGCGGCCGCGCGGTGA
- a CDS encoding O-acetylhomoserine aminocarboxypropyltransferase/cysteine synthase, whose product MTTTAAEPKARYRPGTLAVHAAQETADPATNARAVPIYATTSYVFNGPDHAASLFGLREFGNIYTRLMNPTTDVFERRIAELEGGVAAVATASGQAAQTLALLNLAQAGDTIVSSSALYGGTFTLLQHTLPRLGIRTRFVDANDPKKVAAAIDATTRAVYVETIGNPKLDVPDFRALADVAHAAGVPLVVDNTFATPLLCRPIEHGADVVVQSATKWIGGHGTAIGGVVVDGGNFDWGSNPRFKSFYRDPEPAYHGLSFAEAFGAAAFAVRLRVVLLRDVGASLSPFNSFLFLQGLETLPLRIARHSENALAVARFLEAHPAVAWVRYPGLPSHPAHETAARYLDGGYGGVLTFGVKGGEDEARAVIKEAKLFSLVANVGDAKSLVIHPWSTTHEQLVPEDRLRAGVTPDLIRLSVGIEDVRDLTEDLDQALRKAVRT is encoded by the coding sequence ATGACGACGACCGCCGCCGAACCGAAAGCCCGCTACCGCCCCGGCACGCTCGCCGTTCACGCCGCGCAGGAGACGGCCGACCCGGCGACGAACGCCCGCGCCGTCCCGATCTACGCGACGACGTCGTACGTGTTCAACGGACCGGACCACGCCGCGAGCCTCTTCGGCCTGCGCGAGTTCGGGAACATCTACACGCGCCTCATGAACCCCACGACGGACGTCTTCGAAAGGCGGATCGCCGAGCTCGAGGGCGGCGTCGCGGCCGTGGCGACGGCGTCCGGGCAGGCGGCGCAGACGCTCGCGCTCCTGAACCTCGCGCAGGCGGGCGACACGATCGTCTCGTCGTCGGCGCTCTACGGCGGGACGTTCACGCTCCTCCAGCACACGCTGCCGCGCCTCGGGATCAGGACGAGGTTCGTGGACGCGAACGATCCGAAGAAGGTCGCGGCCGCGATCGACGCGACGACGCGCGCCGTCTACGTGGAGACGATCGGCAACCCGAAGCTCGACGTGCCGGACTTCCGCGCCCTCGCGGACGTCGCGCACGCCGCCGGCGTCCCGCTCGTCGTCGACAACACGTTCGCGACGCCGCTCCTCTGCCGGCCGATCGAGCACGGGGCGGACGTCGTCGTCCAGTCGGCCACCAAGTGGATCGGCGGCCACGGGACCGCGATCGGCGGCGTCGTCGTGGACGGCGGGAACTTCGACTGGGGCTCGAATCCCCGGTTCAAGAGCTTCTACCGCGATCCCGAGCCCGCGTACCACGGCCTGTCTTTCGCCGAGGCCTTCGGCGCCGCCGCGTTCGCCGTGCGTCTGCGCGTCGTCCTCCTGCGCGACGTCGGCGCGTCCCTCTCCCCGTTCAACTCGTTCCTCTTCCTGCAGGGGCTCGAGACGCTTCCTCTCCGCATCGCCCGCCACAGCGAGAACGCGCTCGCCGTCGCGCGCTTCCTCGAGGCGCATCCGGCCGTCGCCTGGGTGCGCTACCCCGGCCTGCCGTCGCACCCGGCGCACGAGACCGCCGCGCGCTACCTCGACGGCGGGTACGGCGGCGTCCTCACCTTCGGCGTGAAGGGCGGCGAGGACGAAGCGAGGGCCGTCATCAAGGAGGCGAAGCTCTTCTCGCTCGTCGCGAACGTCGGCGACGCCAAGAGCCTCGTGATCCACCCGTGGTCGACGACGCACGAGCAGCTCGTCCCGGAGGACCGCCTGCGCGCGGGCGTCACGCCCGACCTCATCCGCCTCTCCGTCGGGATCGAGGACGTGAGGGACCTCACCGAGGACCTCGACCAGGCGCTGCGCAAGGCGGTGCGAACGTGA
- a CDS encoding RNA-binding protein, with translation MKLYVGNLPYSVNDNVLRSTFEAYGAVESARVISDRETGQSKGFGFVEMADGDAQKAMSALNGQELDGRALRVNEARPQEPRTGGGGGGGGRGYGGGGGGGYGRERY, from the coding sequence ATGAAGCTCTACGTTGGAAACCTTCCCTACTCCGTCAACGACAACGTCCTGCGCTCCACGTTCGAGGCTTACGGTGCCGTCGAGTCGGCGCGCGTCATCTCCGACCGCGAGACCGGCCAGTCGAAAGGCTTCGGCTTCGTCGAGATGGCCGACGGAGACGCCCAGAAGGCCATGAGCGCCCTGAACGGTCAGGAGCTCGACGGCCGCGCGCTGCGCGTCAACGAGGCCCGCCCGCAGGAGCCGCGCACCGGCGGCGGCGGCGGCGGCGGCGGCCGCGGGTACGGTGGCGGTGGCGGCGGCGGCTACGGCCGCGAGCGCTACTGA
- a CDS encoding SRPBCC family protein encodes MPTLEFALDLPGVTQRAIWDFHGDPRVLERLTPPGKEVRVVDRPASMGAGVRVVIRVKQFGVWLRWVSLIEAWEPESRFVEVQEKGPFASWRHEHVFTDGRLVDRVTYEVPLAHLGGRLVDVLLVRPDVVRMFAHRHAVTREALLR; translated from the coding sequence ATGCCGACCCTCGAATTCGCCCTCGACCTGCCCGGTGTGACGCAGCGCGCAATCTGGGATTTCCACGGCGACCCCCGCGTCCTCGAACGCCTCACGCCCCCCGGCAAGGAAGTCCGCGTCGTCGATCGGCCCGCGTCGATGGGAGCCGGGGTCCGCGTCGTGATCCGGGTGAAGCAGTTCGGAGTCTGGTTGAGGTGGGTCTCCCTCATCGAGGCGTGGGAGCCCGAGTCGCGCTTCGTGGAGGTGCAGGAGAAGGGGCCGTTCGCGTCCTGGCGGCACGAGCACGTCTTCACGGATGGCCGTCTCGTGGATCGCGTCACGTACGAGGTCCCGCTCGCGCATCTCGGCGGCCGCCTCGTCGACGTCCTCCTCGTGCGCCCGGACGTCGTGCGCATGTTCGCGCACCGCCACGCGGTCACCCGGGAGGCGCTCCTCCGATAG